The Aquila chrysaetos chrysaetos chromosome 6, bAquChr1.4, whole genome shotgun sequence genome window below encodes:
- the LOC115342529 gene encoding PR domain zinc finger protein 2 isoform X4, with the protein MRDSKEGHKEEDETPSVSAVLSLEQTAVIQEMVNQDVLPKLMIPSPTSEPQMVTEDKQGEAINCVSDDLDDDDEDDDDEDEDEEEIEDANMPKENAEMPLICEEKLDSMEEQKSTSEESPESSPKKKLVVKIPKARGESNGDVQETFMFPCQHCERKFTTKQGLERHMHIHISTVNHAFKCRYCGKAFGTQINRRRHERRHEAGPKRKPFLTLTSSQHLDNVADNQVIVDDGLKDDLNVSSLVQDSVVLDSEKVSQEMSNSAFAEENKEPKELHPCKYCKKVFGTHTNMRRHQRRVHERHLIPKGVRRKGFFTEEPPLQTEQAPPVQSVYIASTEIEEEGEVDDVYIMDISSNISENLNYYIDGKIQSNSSTSNCDVIQMESNSADLYGLNCIISPVTVEISPNLKVTQTHVNEPPKEPSSSGSNEPKKRRTASPPLVPKIKTEIDPEPITPTSSLNLPLSISTESLPFHKEKGVYLSSKLKQLLQTQDSKKITPSSEIPKIGPSVTSSPILPPVSSRFKRRTSSPPSSPQHSPVLRDFVKSGEGKTVWNDNIRSSKMPKLESHSNSPAWSLTGREEKETLSPLCFEDYKISKDWAATPTFGNVCNQQPLDLSSGVKQRSDVKNKNQVPWESVLDLSVHKKPCSDAEIRECKENSIQPTCSGVKKKKPTTCMLQKVLLNEYNGTDAAIDSTLGVNRSASPSKSLEPQAEPDMDPSLSASSSVDTQPLSSSVSPVPQASAVPSMCQLPPLLTPTNPPSPPPCPPVLTVATSPPPLLPTMPLSIPDVSASATNTSSCPSPLSNTTTQSPLPVLSPTVSPSPSPVPSVEPLISAASPGPPTLSSSSSSSSSSSFSSSSSSSSPSPPPLSVVSSVVSSADNLENTLPIIKQEEAENEQQKAREDPHTSSELGVVQETFNKSFVCNVCESPFLSIKDLTKHLSIHAEEWPFKCEFCVQLFRDKTDLSEHRFLLHGVGNIFVCSVCKKEFAFLCNLQQHQRDLHPDKECTHHEFESGTLRPQNFTDPSKANVEHMQSLPEDSLEASKEEEDEDLNDSSEELYTTIKIMASGVKSKDPDVRMGLNQHYPSFKPPPFQYHHRNPMGIGVTATNFTTHNIPQTFTTAIRCTKCGKSVDNMPELHKHILACASASDKKRYTPKKNPVPLKQTVQPKNGMVVIAGPGKNAFRRMGQPKRLNFNVEISKMSSNKLKISALKKKNQLVQKAILQKKKSAQQKAELKNNPSESDSHICPYCNREFTYVGSLNKHASYSCPKKPISPSSKKNSSKKSASSSSPASSEKGNNQRRRTADAEIKMQSMQPHLGKTRARTSGPAQIQLPSASFKSKQNVKFVPPIRSKKPNSSSSLRNSSPVRVSKMSHVDGKKTKVVAKNSSSGISGKASRKLHVRIQRNNKAVLPSKSAVASKKKADRFTVKSRERIGGPITRSLQQAANAEAAENKRDESSTKQELKDFSYRLRMASRCPSSSSHNTSTRQCKKSNCTASHFFKE; encoded by the exons ATGAGGGATTCTAAAGAAG GTCATAAAGAGGAAGATGAAACgccttctgtttctgctgtacTGTCCCTGGAACAAACAGCTGTGATTCAGGAAATGGTGAATCAAGATGTACTTCCAAAGCTAATGATCCCCAGTCCTACCAGTGAACCACAAATGGTAACTGAAGACAAACAAGGAGAAGCAATAAACTGTGTTTCAGATGATTTAGATGATGATGAcgaggatgatgatgatgaagatgaagatgaagagGAGATAGAAGATGCCAACATGcctaaagaaaatgctgaaatgcctTTGATATGTGAAGAAAAGTTAGACTCTATGGAAGAGCAAAAGAGTACGTCAGAAGAATCTCCAGAAAGCTCTCCAAAGAAAAAACTTGTTGTGAAAATTCCAAAAGCAAGAGGTGAATCAAATGGTGATGTTCAGGAAACATTCATGTTTCCCTGTCAGCATTGTGAGAGGAAGTTTACAACAAAGCAAGGACTTGAACGCCACATGcacatccatatatctactgTTAACCATGCTTTCAAGTGTCGATATTGTGGGAAAGCCTTTGGAACTCAAATTAACAGGCGAAGACATGAGCGACGTCATGAGGCAGGGCCAAAAAGGAAACCGTTCTTAACACTAACATCGTCACAACACTTGGATAATGTTGCTGATAACCAAGTAATTGTGGATGATGGTCTTAAAGATGACCTGAATGTTTCCAGTCTTGTGCAAGACTCTGTTGTCTTGGATTCTGAGAAAGTTTCCCAAGAAATGTCAAACTCCGCTTTTGCTGAGGAAAATAAGGAGCCCAAAGAACTGCATCCatgcaaatactgcaaaaaGGTTTTTGGAACTCATACCAACATGCGGAGGCATCAGCGTAGGGTTCATGAGCGTCATCTTATTCCCAAAGGTGTCAGAAGAAAAGGATTCTTTACTGAAGAGCCACCGCTTCAGACAGAGCAGGCCCCACCAGTCCAGAGCGTATATATAGCAAGTACAGAAATAGAAGAGGAAGGTGAAGTAGATGATGTCTATATTATGGATATTTCCAGCAATAtatctgaaaatttaaattattacattGATGGTAAAATTCAGTCCAACAGCAGCACTAGCAATTGTGATGTGATTCAGATGGAGTCCAACTCTGCAGACTTATATGGACTAAATTGTATAATCAGTCCAGTCACAGTGGAAATTTCCCCAAATTTAAAGGTTACACAAACACATGTGAATGAACCTCCTAAGGAACCATCTAGCAGTGGGAGCAATGAACCCAAAAAGAGGAGAACTGCCAGCCCTCCTCTtgtaccaaaaataaaaactgaaatagaCCCAGAACCTATAACTCCTACTAGTTCTTTAAATCTTCCTCTTAGCATTTCAACAGAAAGCTTAccttttcataaagaaaaaggtGTTTATTTGtcatcaaaattaaaacagcttcTTCAGACACAGGACAGTAAGAAGATAACTCCATCAAGTGAAATCCCTAAAATAGGACCTTCTGTTACATCATCACCTATTTTGCCTCCAGTATCCAGTAGATTTAAAAGAAGGACCAGCTCTCCTCCCAGTTCTCCACAGCACAGTCCAGTACTTCGAGACTTTGTCAAATCAGGTGAGGGAAAAACTGTGTGGAATGATAATATTCGGAGTTCAAAAATGCCAAAGTTAGAAAGCCACAGCAACTCACCTGCTTGGAGCTTGActggaagggaggaaaaagagacttTGAGCCCTCTTTGCTTTGAAGACTATAAAATATCAAAAGACTGGGCAGCAACTCCAACTTTTGGCAATGTGTGCAACCAGCAGCCGCTGGATTTATCTAGTGGTGTGAAACAAAGGTCTGATGTCAAAAATAAGAATCAGGTTCCCTGGGAATCTGTTCTGGATTTAAGTGTGCATAAGAAGCCTTGCAGCGATGCTGAAATTAGGGAATGTAAAGAAAATTCCATACAGCCAACCTGTAGTGgtgttaaaaagaagaaaccaaccACTTGCATGTTACAGAAGGTTCTGCTGAATGAGTATAATGGAACGGATGCAGCCATAGACAGCACACTTGGTGTAAACAGGAGCGCGAGCCCAAGCAAATCCCTGGAGCCTCAGGCAGAACCTGACATGGATCCCAGTCTATCTGCATCGTCTTCTGTTGACACTCAGCCCCTTAGTTCCTCTGTTTCCCCTGTGCCACAGGCATCTGCTGTACCTTCCATGTGCCAGCTGCCTCCTTTGTTAACACCAACCAATCCTCCTTCCCCACCGCCCTGCCCACCTGTGTTAACGGTTGCTAcatcacctcctccccttcttccgACAATGCCGTTATCGATTCCAGATGTCTCTGCCAGTGCCACTAACACTTCTTCTTGTCCATCGCCACTTTCTAACACTACTACCCAGTCTCCGCTACCAGTTCTTTCACCTACAgtttctccttctccatctcctgTTCCTTCTGTTGAACctcttatttctgctgcttcaccTGGTCCTCCTACACTCTCTTCctcatcttcttcctcttcttcctcttctttctcctcctcttcatcgTCATCATCTCCATCTCCACCTCCTCTTTCTgtagtttcttctgttgtttcctCTGCTGATAATCTTGAAAACACTCTCCCAAtaataaaacaggaagaagctgaaaatgaacaACAGAAAGCCAGAGAAGATCCTCATACTTCAAGTGAATTGGGAGTAGTGCAGGAAACATTCAATAAAAGCTTTGTGTGCAATGTCTGTGAatcaccttttctttccattaaagACCTAACGAAGCATTTATCCATTCATGCTGAAGAATGGCCCTTCAAATGTGAATTCTGTGTACAGCTTTTTAGGGATAAAACAGACTTGTCAGAACATCGCTTTCTGCTTCATGGAGTAGGAAATATCTTTGTTTGCTCAGTCTGTAAAAaggaatttgcttttttgtgcaATTTGCAACAGCATCAGCGGGATCTCCATCCAGACAAAGAGTGCACACATCATGAGTTTGAAAGTGGGACTTTGAGACCCCAGAATTTTACTGACCCCAGTAAGGCGAACGTGGAGCACATGCAGAGCCTGCCAGAAGATTCTTTGGAAGCTTCtaaagaggaggaagatgaagatcTAAATGATTCCTCCGAAGAGCTTTATACTACTATAAAAATAATGGCTTCTGGAGTAAAATCTAAAGATCCAGATGTTCGTATGGGCCTCAATCAACACTACCCAAGCTTTAAGCCACCTCCATTTCAGTATCACCATCGTAATCCTATGGGTATTGGAGTTACGGCAACAAACTTCACTACCCACAATATTCCACAGACATTTACTACTGCCATTCGATGCACAAAATGTGGCAAGAGTGTCGATAACATGCCTGAGTTACACAAACACATACTGGCCTGTGCATCTGCCAGTGATAAAAAGAGATATACGcctaaaaaaaatccagtaccACTGAAACAGACAGTGCAGCCTAAGAATGGCATGGTTGTTATAGCTGGCCCTGGAAAGAATGCCTTCAGACGAATGGGTCAGCCTAAAAGACTTAATTTCAATGTTGAGATTAGCAAAATGTCCtcaaataaactaaaaataagtgcattgaaaaagaaaaaccagctTGTCCAGAAAGCTatcttgcagaaaaagaaatctgcccagcagaaggcagaattgaaaaataatccatctGAGTCAGACTCTCACATCTGCCCCTACTGTAATAGAGAGTTTACTTATGTTGGAAGTTTGAACAAACATGCATCATACAGCTGTCCCAAAAAACCTATCTCTCCCTCCTCTAAAAAgaattcttcaaaaaaaagtgcaagttCTTCTTCACCTGCAAGCAGTGAAAAAGGCAACAACCAGCGTAGGCGAACAGCAGATgcagaaatcaaaatgcaaagcatgCAGCCTCACTTGGGCAAGACAAGAGCACGAACCTCAGGACCTGCACAAATCCAGCTTCCCTCTGCATCcttcaaatcaaaacaaaacgTTAAATTTGTACCTCCCATTCGATCGAAAAAGCCAAATTCATCTTCTTCATTGAGGAACTCTAGTCCCGTAAGAGTGTCCAAAATGTCCCATGTTGATGGGAAAAAAACTAAGGTGGTCGCTAAGAACAGCTCGTCTGGAATCTCAGGCAAAGCGTCCCGGAAATTGCATGTCAGAATACAAAGGAATAATAAAGCTGTTTTGCCAAGTAAGTCTGCTGTGGCAAGTAAGAAAAAGGCAGACAGATTCACTGTAAAATCTAGAGAGAGGATTGGAGGACCTATTACACGAAGCCTACAACAGGCGGCAaatgcagaggcagcagaaaacaaaagagatgaaagcagTACAAAGCAAGAACTAAAAGATTTCAG TTACAGACTCCGCATGGCCTCTAGATGTCCCTCCTCCTCTTCGCATAACACCAGCACCAGGCAATGCAAGAAATCCAACTGCACCGCATCCCACTTCTTCAAGGAATAG